Part of the Juglans regia cultivar Chandler chromosome 14, Walnut 2.0, whole genome shotgun sequence genome, GAATCCGAATGTCTCGTTCATGTGAAACGCACTGTATCAATTTCCACGTAGATTGCTCGTGTGCAATCCCTGCACTAAGTCTCCTgcatctatcatttttcttattattttgagtgaaaaaacaaaaaaagtagttTGCTATAGCTGTCTAGGCGGCTTGACctttattacaaataatggaGATTGCTTAGTTCTGTATAGGCTTCACTCGATCCCCAAGCGCTTCATGATCCGTTGTCTTTTCTCTAttcctttctttgttttgttttttttttttcatgtcacTTTCATTCTCTACTTTTCATTAGTTCCCCCGGAGTTTTACACCCACGTGGTAAGCATTTCACACCTTCATGATCAGTGAGTACATCATGATGAGGTCACAACAAACAAATGAATGCGAAGTAACCTAGTTTAACGACTAgctttcataattatataattaagctgctagctagctcttgttcttgataatatatatattattagtattatttaaaaaaagtgacaaTTTCTTTGTTGAATATGGTAAGGTTTTATACATCATGTGATTAATTCTGATGAGAGTCTGGCCATTTTTGTTAAATTCGACTGACAATGTCACAATATCATGCGCgcagttttagattttttaacgTACGTATGTActaattaattttgatgttctcAACTACTCATAGATTTTTGGTTTCGTGACTACTAAAAATTCATAGATCGAGGCTTTTAAATCACAgaggaagttaaaaaaaaaaataaaaacaaaacactgtAAGTTATAAATATTCTTTTGTCATGTGCAAATTAATTAGTTACTTTGGAACATTAATTGTGTAAATAGCTAGTACatgttcaaataaaatttttcattaggTTTCACATTATTCATGTACAAAAACGTAATGGGAGTACTAGAGGAAAAAGACCAAAGAGCATGTTCGATCAAATttcaatgatcatatatatataaaaactcaattaaggtatatatatatatatatatatatatatatatatatatatatataaaaatgcatGCTAAGTACTTTTGACAACaggatcatcatgatcatcatgatgagaggaaaaatttgtaaaatgtaGTGAGGTTGTTTGTGAATGgcagtgaaatgatttgagttaagatgttttattaggttttgaaaaatgaaagagaaaatattcaataaaaatattataaaattaaaatatcgttataatataatttttttaatattatttttattttaaaatttgaaaaaattgaatttttttttgtggttcGCTTAAAAGTCtggaaaattataatgattaggtacaTAATAAGTAGatgaataaatttaagatttgaaattgaaaaatatttgtattttagtgatgtttgagaagaaaataaaatgatatgagataattgGTTTGAGAAGGATATCCAAACGGGAAAGCCCttaatcatgatcatgatgacgCACAGAAAATATAGTTGAAACTTTTCAAATGGAAAATAATGTAAGTAATTAACTAGTtaaagtaattatattatatgcgaaataatgactgatgtgtatatatatatatatatatatatatatatatatatatatatatatatatttatagctaGGCAGGTGGCCAGCCACGTAGGTACGTACGTAACAATTCATGAACTATATAATTAGTCACGtacgctagctagctatatatataataattataaagacGTAGACGTCGTCTAATCTGATGATCATGACTAGTTTCTGAtaacaaaattatctaaatgCTAGCtcaattattattcttattattataattctgACTAATTAATTCATTACATGCAGGTGAAAATATCGAGGGTAATCTAGAAATTGAGCTCATGACATGCTGCGAGGACTATTTCTTGATCAAATTTAATTGGTCTGTACTTAGTTTGTTACTTAATTAATTGCATGAAAGGTTAATGGCTTTTGATTCTTTCCATTGAATTTTAAGTACTCGATCCGGATCGACTACGTTAATCAAAGATCAGTGCCTTGACGATTCACATCCACCCATTCTATACGCaaaggaaaaatctatttattatccattttctcatcatcctcttaTCATTCTGTAATGTGACATTAGATAATAGgtttacaagtgaaatataataaatagttttcaatcatctaatgccacatcataagatgatgagaggatggtGAGAATTAGGATGAttagtagcattactcatatgcAAAAAGGCAACAAGACAAATCATCAACAAAAGGGAAGAACGAAAGATGATTAAGACCCGTTTGGAtcgatgttaagatgagttgagttttttatgaataatagtgagttgacaTGGTAGAGTGAGTTGTGTGGGactcacctaagatgagtttagatatgttttgatgttaagataagtttaaatgtatttatggaaagttgaaaaatgttgtgggtcctGTGTGTGAGCGATAAAgaggtgttgaattgaaaaaagttgtgtctcacatgtaaaaatgttttgaattgagtgatgtttagtaatttgagaatttgatatttggatgttagactcaacttaaaattagattgaactgagttgatctcaataTCTTCCAAGTTACAAACGGCCCTAATTCAAAcctgatcaatatatatatttatgattgattaatattatatatatatatataatattattcaaagtaTATGATCgatcaattattatatatatatacagtagaTGACTTttctagctaatatatatataatattgcaaGCTAATGATCACTCTCCCTAGATCTATATATAAAGCTGAGTGCCTCTAGTTTCGAACAAATCCATATCTTGCATATTGTAACCTTCAGAACACACATGCATACAGTAGTTATGAGCAAACAATCTCTGATCATGAGTTCCATTTCGATATAAAAGAGCTAGCTAGAGCTCATTTCTCCATTTctttatctaattatttcttttgatcTAGATcagcagagaaaaaaaaaagagagagagaagattaaTATTATGTCTTCTTTTTTAGTTAAATTGGCAATATTTAGTACTCTTGTTGCCAGTAGTTTTTTGTGTTCATGGTCTAATGCTGATCAACGTCGACTGAGTACCACGTTTTATGAGAGCAGGTGTCCGAATGTGTCGAGCGTCGTGCGTGGTGTGGTAGAGGAGGCTGCACAAAAAGACGTCCGAATTGGTGCCAAAATCATCCGTCTCCATTTCCACGATTGTATTGTCGATgtaagtaatttattatataattatatcgtttattaattttgatgatGATCAGTACGTATACGTACCTCGATCCATGTGTAAATTTATGGATGGAATATCGTTCAATGCTGAATCCAACTTCGGTTTGAATGATGATCAGTACCCTATATATAGAACTTTTACGAgcttcaaatccaaaaaatataaaaaacgaAGTCCGAGAAAAAGCTGGCTATTCGTAGGCGATCATGTGGCATTTCCTTCGAGTTTGTAgccatatatacatgcatgcatatttatcTAACTGCAGGGGGTATGAATGGGTGTAGGGTTGCGATGGTTCAATTTTGCTAGACAACGCAGATGGAATAGAGAGCGAGAAAGAGGCACTTCCTAATAACAACTCAGCTGCAGGATTTGAAGTCGTCGATGAAGTTAAAGCTGCGTTAGAAAATGTTTGCCCTGGAGTTGTTTCTTGTGCGGATATTTTAGCCCTTGCTTCTCAAATCTTGGTTTCTTTGGTAATTCTATGATCACCATCgtcttaataattaattatatattatatatatatatataggtcggTAAAACCCTACGCCAAACaagaaccatatatataattatgaattaatcTACCTTGATTATTTATGTTCCTTTATTAGCTAGCtactaatattaatttaaacatcttttctaatttcatcaacttcttttaatgaaaatacacatatatttttctctaagTGTACGTGCAAATTAACTCTTTCTCTATCTCGATCGAACATGATAATTAGCtcataaaaacaacaattaaatgtagaatatatattatataaattagtttttaatatgtAGGCTGGAGGCCCGACGTGGGAAATTCCATTGGGAAGAAGAGATAGTAGGACTGCCAACCGACAAGGAGCTAATGATCTCATTCCAACTCCTTTCGATACCCTTAAGAATCTTACAAGCAAGTTTGATGGTTTTGGACTCGACACCACTGATCTTGTTGCTTTATCTGGTAATTAATGAtctatccataaaaaaaaattagataaattatgaaatatttttaccaaattaatacaacatgATATTATTCAAAGTTTTGATCATGGGCAGGC contains:
- the LOC109001609 gene encoding peroxidase A2-like, producing MSSFLVKLAIFSTLVASSFLCSWSNADQRRLSTTFYESRCPNVSSVVRGVVEEAAQKDVRIGAKIIRLHFHDCIVDGCDGSILLDNADGIESEKEALPNNNSAAGFEVVDEVKAALENVCPGVVSCADILALASQILVSLAGGPTWEIPLGRRDSRTANRQGANDLIPTPFDTLKNLTSKFDGFGLDTTDLVALSGGHTFGRSQCIFFRHRLYNFNDTGVPDPTVDTTYMETLRRRCPDGGDNGTLANFDPTTPDIFDNEYFKLLQNKQGILTSDQVLYSTSGADTIDIVDRFANSQSDFFERFARSMIKLGNISPLTGDDGEIRSNCRRVNYY